A window from Comamonas odontotermitis encodes these proteins:
- a CDS encoding TRAP transporter substrate-binding protein — protein sequence MKANKLWVALAASVLSLATSATEFRSSDIHPDDYPTVQAVKFMGERLKALSGGKHTIRVYPNGALGGEKETIEQAKIGALAMVRVNVGAMNNVCGETIVPTMPFLFRSVEHMHKVLDGPVGEEILKACEKQGFVGLGFYDSGARSMFTAKKPVKSFADMKGMKVRVQQSDLWVSMLEAMGANATPMPMGEVYTGLKTGLIDAAENNYPTYESSRSFEVAKYFTKTEHSMAPEILLFSKRTFDRLSPEEQGWIRQAAKESVPYMRKQWAEREAKSLAIVKAGGAEIIEIDKAPFQAAMKPVYDKFITDAKLKDLVKRTQETQ from the coding sequence ATGAAAGCCAACAAACTGTGGGTGGCCTTGGCCGCAAGTGTGTTGTCGCTGGCTACCAGCGCAACGGAATTCCGCTCATCCGATATCCACCCGGACGACTACCCGACCGTGCAGGCGGTCAAGTTCATGGGGGAGCGCCTGAAGGCGCTGTCTGGTGGCAAGCACACCATCCGCGTCTACCCCAACGGAGCGCTGGGTGGAGAGAAGGAAACCATCGAGCAGGCCAAGATCGGCGCGCTCGCCATGGTGCGCGTGAACGTCGGCGCGATGAACAATGTCTGTGGCGAAACCATTGTGCCGACCATGCCGTTTCTCTTCCGCTCGGTGGAGCACATGCACAAGGTGCTTGATGGCCCGGTGGGTGAGGAGATTCTGAAGGCCTGCGAAAAGCAGGGCTTTGTCGGCCTGGGCTTTTACGACAGCGGCGCGCGCTCGATGTTCACCGCCAAGAAGCCGGTCAAATCCTTTGCCGACATGAAGGGCATGAAGGTGCGCGTGCAGCAGTCCGATCTGTGGGTGAGCATGCTCGAAGCGATGGGCGCCAATGCCACCCCCATGCCGATGGGCGAGGTCTACACGGGCCTGAAGACCGGCCTGATCGATGCAGCCGAAAACAACTACCCGACCTATGAAAGCTCGCGCTCGTTCGAGGTGGCCAAGTACTTCACCAAGACCGAGCATTCGATGGCGCCCGAGATTCTGCTGTTCTCCAAGCGCACCTTCGACAGACTCTCGCCCGAGGAGCAAGGCTGGATCCGCCAGGCGGCCAAGGAGTCGGTGCCCTATATGCGCAAGCAGTGGGCCGAGCGCGAAGCCAAATCACTGGCCATCGTGAAGGCTGGCGGCGCCGAAATCATCGAGATCGACAAGGCGCCTTTCCAGGCCGCGATGAAGCCGGTGTACGACAAGTTCATCACCGATGCCAAGCTCAAGGATCTGGTCAAGCGCACGCAGGAAACCCAATAA
- a CDS encoding TRAP transporter small permease, with protein sequence MYTKICSALSRWCMWLGVLGLVLLIAAVSWQVFGRYVLNNTPTWAESLSLLLVLYVTMFGVAVGVRNSGHIGLESFLVLAPDWLRTKMEYLIHALVLLFGACMAYSCASLAESVWEYRLPTLGISEGWKYIPAVIAGSLIVLFSIEHIIALAQGREVEAN encoded by the coding sequence ATGTATACCAAAATTTGCAGCGCATTGTCCCGCTGGTGCATGTGGCTGGGGGTGCTGGGCCTGGTGCTCCTGATTGCTGCGGTGAGCTGGCAGGTGTTTGGCCGTTATGTGCTCAACAACACGCCGACCTGGGCCGAGAGCCTGTCGCTGCTGCTGGTGCTGTACGTCACCATGTTTGGCGTTGCCGTAGGCGTGCGCAACTCCGGCCATATCGGGCTGGAATCGTTTCTGGTGCTGGCGCCGGACTGGTTGCGCACCAAGATGGAATACCTGATCCACGCACTGGTGCTGCTGTTTGGCGCCTGCATGGCGTACAGCTGCGCGTCGCTGGCCGAATCGGTGTGGGAATACCGCCTGCCCACCCTGGGCATCTCCGAGGGCTGGAAATACATTCCAGCCGTTATCGCAGGCAGCCTGATCGTGCTGTTTTCCATTGAACACATCATTGCACTCGCGCAGGGCCGCGAAGTGGAAGCCAACTGA
- a CDS encoding TRAP transporter large permease codes for MTTPLLILCISFALLLLLGVPVAFSIGLSALATLAYEGLPLEVGFQQMTAGMSVFSFLAIPFFIFAGELMLYGGIADRIVNFARALIGHVRGGLGMSNVVACTLFGGVSGSPVADVSAMGAVMIPMMKKEGYHADYAVNVTTHAALVGALMPTSHNIIIYALAASGKVSIAALILAAILPAVILTLSNLAAAYWVARRRGYPAGTFPGWHIVARSFAAALPGLLVVVLILGGILSGVFTATESAVVAVLYALALTVLVYRSIKWEHFVKAASKAVRNTGIILLLIGISSTFGYLISLYGVAELTGQMLSEITTTPWMIFLLINVILFVLGTFLDMAATILLCTPIFLPIAQHYGMSSVQFGIVLLINCALGLNTPPVGTTQFVGCAIGGVSVGTVMRTIWPFYGALIFALALVTFVPAFTTWLPGLFMTVK; via the coding sequence ATGACAACCCCCTTGTTGATTCTGTGCATCTCGTTTGCACTCCTGCTGCTGCTGGGCGTGCCCGTGGCGTTCTCGATTGGCCTGTCGGCGCTGGCCACACTGGCCTATGAAGGCCTGCCGCTGGAAGTCGGCTTTCAGCAGATGACGGCGGGCATGAGCGTTTTCTCCTTCCTCGCCATTCCCTTTTTCATCTTTGCCGGTGAACTGATGCTGTACGGCGGCATTGCAGACCGGATCGTCAACTTTGCCCGGGCGCTGATCGGCCATGTGCGCGGCGGCCTGGGCATGTCGAACGTGGTGGCCTGCACCTTGTTTGGCGGCGTCTCCGGTTCGCCAGTGGCCGATGTCTCGGCCATGGGCGCGGTGATGATTCCGATGATGAAGAAGGAGGGCTACCACGCCGACTACGCGGTGAACGTGACGACGCACGCCGCCCTTGTGGGCGCGCTCATGCCCACCAGCCACAACATCATCATCTATGCGCTGGCAGCGAGCGGCAAGGTATCGATTGCGGCGCTGATCCTTGCGGCCATCCTCCCCGCCGTGATCCTGACGCTGTCCAACCTGGCAGCGGCCTACTGGGTGGCGCGCAGGCGCGGTTACCCTGCGGGCACCTTTCCCGGCTGGCACATTGTGGCGCGCAGCTTTGCGGCGGCGCTGCCGGGCCTCTTGGTGGTGGTGCTGATCCTGGGCGGCATCCTGTCCGGCGTATTTACCGCCACGGAATCGGCTGTGGTGGCAGTGCTGTATGCGCTGGCGCTGACGGTGCTGGTGTACCGGTCGATCAAGTGGGAGCACTTTGTCAAGGCGGCCTCCAAGGCGGTGCGCAACACCGGCATCATCCTGCTGCTGATCGGCATCTCCAGCACCTTCGGCTACCTGATCAGCCTGTATGGCGTGGCCGAGCTGACGGGCCAGATGCTCTCCGAGATCACCACCACACCGTGGATGATCTTTCTGCTGATCAACGTCATCCTGTTCGTGCTGGGCACCTTTTTGGACATGGCTGCCACCATCTTGCTGTGCACGCCAATTTTCCTGCCGATTGCGCAGCACTACGGCATGAGTTCGGTGCAGTTCGGCATCGTGCTGCTCATCAACTGCGCGCTGGGCCTGAACACGCCGCCCGTGGGCACCACGCAGTTCGTTGGCTGCGCCATTGGCGGGGTCTCGGTCGGCACGGTGATGCGCACCATCTGGCCGTTCTATGGTGCGCTGATCTTTGCGCTGGCGCTCGTCACCTTCGTGCCTGCATTCACCACCTGGCTGCCCGGCCTGTTCATGACCGTGAAGTGA
- the garD gene encoding galactarate dehydratase: MTNQPLYIRMHPADNVAIVANDGGLPAGTLFADGMTLVDKVPQGHKVALADLAEGDAVRRYNVVIGYASRALPRGSWVNEQTLRMPTAPELHGLPMATVKPPVQPPLEGHTFEGYVNADGSVGTRNILAITTTVQCVSGVVDVAVARIRKELLPLYPHVDDVVGLEHTYGCGVAIDAPDAVIPIRTLRNISHNPNFGGEVMVVSLGCEKLQPERLLPLEAPLLPLKRDAAAPPASAANLDVVCLQAEEHVGFMSMIDSIVRQADVHLRKLNQRRRQTVPASALVVGVQCGGSDAFSGVTANPAVGFATDLLVRAGASVMFSEVTEVRDGIDQLTSRARTPQVAQAMVEQMAWYDAYLARGSADRSANTTPGNKKGGLSNIVEKAMGSIVKSGSAPIDGVLAPGEKLQQKGLIYAATPASDFICGTLQLAAGMNLHIFTTGRGTPYGLAECPVIKVATRSDLARRWHDLMDVNAGRIADGEASIEDLGWELFHLMLDVASGKKKTWAEHWKLYNALVLFNPAPVT, from the coding sequence ATGACGAACCAACCGCTCTACATCCGCATGCACCCGGCAGACAATGTGGCCATTGTCGCCAACGACGGTGGCCTGCCTGCGGGCACCCTGTTTGCCGACGGCATGACGCTCGTGGACAAGGTGCCGCAAGGCCACAAGGTGGCGCTGGCCGATCTGGCCGAAGGCGATGCCGTACGCCGCTACAACGTGGTCATCGGCTATGCCAGCCGCGCCTTGCCGCGCGGCAGCTGGGTCAACGAGCAGACCCTGCGCATGCCCACCGCGCCAGAACTGCATGGCCTGCCCATGGCAACGGTGAAGCCGCCTGTGCAGCCGCCTCTTGAGGGCCATACCTTTGAAGGCTACGTCAACGCCGACGGCTCGGTGGGTACGCGCAATATTCTGGCGATCACCACCACGGTGCAGTGCGTATCGGGTGTTGTGGATGTGGCAGTGGCGCGCATCCGAAAGGAGCTGCTGCCCCTCTATCCGCATGTCGATGATGTAGTGGGCCTGGAGCACACCTACGGCTGCGGCGTGGCGATTGATGCGCCCGATGCCGTGATCCCGATCCGTACCCTGCGCAACATCAGCCACAACCCCAATTTTGGCGGCGAGGTGATGGTGGTGAGCCTGGGCTGCGAAAAGCTGCAGCCCGAGCGCCTGCTGCCGCTCGAAGCGCCGTTGTTGCCTTTGAAGCGCGATGCAGCCGCACCCCCTGCGTCCGCCGCCAATCTGGATGTGGTGTGCCTGCAGGCCGAAGAGCATGTGGGCTTCATGAGCATGATCGACTCCATCGTGCGCCAGGCGGATGTGCATCTGCGGAAGCTGAACCAGCGCCGCCGCCAGACCGTGCCCGCGAGCGCGCTGGTGGTGGGCGTGCAGTGCGGTGGCAGCGATGCCTTCAGCGGCGTCACGGCCAATCCGGCTGTGGGTTTTGCAACTGATCTGCTGGTGCGCGCTGGCGCGAGCGTGATGTTTTCGGAAGTGACCGAGGTGCGCGACGGCATTGACCAGCTGACTTCGCGCGCCCGCACGCCGCAGGTGGCGCAGGCCATGGTGGAGCAGATGGCCTGGTACGACGCCTACCTGGCGCGCGGCAGTGCCGACCGCAGCGCCAACACCACGCCCGGCAACAAGAAGGGCGGCCTGTCCAACATCGTGGAAAAGGCCATGGGCTCCATCGTCAAATCAGGCTCGGCACCCATCGACGGTGTGCTGGCACCCGGCGAAAAGCTGCAGCAAAAGGGCTTGATCTATGCAGCCACGCCCGCGTCCGACTTCATCTGCGGAACCTTGCAACTGGCAGCAGGCATGAACCTGCACATCTTCACCACGGGTCGCGGCACGCCATACGGACTGGCGGAGTGCCCGGTGATCAAGGTGGCCACGCGCAGTGATCTGGCGCGCCGCTGGCACGACTTGATGGATGTGAATGCGGGTCGCATTGCCGATGGTGAGGCCAGCATCGAAGACCTGGGCTGGGAGCTGTTTCACCTGATGCTGGATGTGGCCAGCGGCAAGAAAAAAACCTGGGCCGAGCACTGGAAGCTGTACAACGCGCTCGTGCTGTTCAACCCGGCGCCAGTGACCTGA
- a CDS encoding Bug family tripartite tricarboxylate transporter substrate binding protein yields MQRRQLLKAAAVPLALACLPAAVRAQGNWPKGKPITYMVPFATGGTTDTLGRLIAQQLGPALGTTVVVENKGGAGGSVGSELAARAQPDGFTILGGTISSHAINISLYPKLGYDPVKSFTPISLIGTNPLVLVVAANSPYKSLKDVLEASKKRQGGLSSASAGTGTSQHLALEMLGWKSGVKFTHVPYKGSGPAIQDVMGGQVDMMFDTTVVAAPHIQSGKLRALAVTSKQRLEALKDVPTVAESGINGLGDFEVTSWQAIFAPTGTPDAIVQRLHQEIARIIATPDMQARLKSMGMDASTMSTAQVADFQKAEVAKWAAVIKEANVKVDG; encoded by the coding sequence ATGCAACGCCGTCAACTGTTGAAAGCCGCTGCCGTCCCCCTGGCGCTGGCCTGCCTGCCCGCCGCTGTGCGCGCGCAGGGTAACTGGCCCAAGGGCAAGCCTATTACCTACATGGTGCCGTTTGCCACCGGCGGCACCACCGATACGCTGGGCCGCCTGATTGCGCAGCAACTGGGCCCGGCGCTGGGCACCACGGTGGTGGTCGAGAACAAGGGCGGGGCGGGTGGCAGCGTGGGCTCGGAACTGGCGGCGCGCGCCCAGCCCGATGGGTTCACCATTCTGGGCGGCACCATCAGCTCGCACGCCATCAACATCAGTCTCTACCCCAAGCTGGGGTATGACCCGGTCAAATCATTCACTCCCATCAGCTTGATCGGCACCAATCCGCTCGTGCTGGTGGTGGCGGCCAACAGCCCCTACAAGAGTCTGAAGGACGTGCTGGAGGCATCGAAGAAAAGGCAGGGCGGCCTGTCTTCCGCATCGGCAGGTACCGGCACTTCGCAGCACCTGGCGCTGGAGATGTTGGGTTGGAAATCGGGCGTCAAGTTCACCCATGTACCTTACAAGGGCAGCGGCCCGGCCATCCAGGATGTGATGGGCGGACAGGTGGACATGATGTTCGACACCACGGTGGTGGCTGCGCCGCACATCCAAAGCGGCAAGCTGCGTGCGCTGGCGGTGACGTCGAAGCAGCGGCTTGAGGCGCTGAAGGATGTGCCAACGGTGGCCGAATCGGGCATCAACGGGCTGGGTGATTTCGAGGTGACTTCGTGGCAGGCGATTTTTGCGCCGACCGGCACACCCGATGCCATTGTGCAGCGGCTGCACCAGGAGATTGCCCGGATCATCGCCACGCCCGACATGCAGGCGCGGCTCAAATCCATGGGCATGGATGCCTCGACGATGAGTACCGCGCAGGTGGCAGATTTTCAGAAGGCCGAAGTTGCCAAATGGGCGGCAGTGATCAAGGAGGCGAATGTGAAAGTGGACGGCTGA
- a CDS encoding ChaN family lipoprotein produces MWKTKTLPPALLAAGSLVFMLAGCASSASPPATPLGDWKRQLLLQHPPDVLLLGEQHDAPEHQQWQRDTVAQWAAHGRLTAVVLEMADAGNSTQGLPASASEAEVQKALAWNDAGWPWKSYGPAVMTALQAGVPVLGGNLPRAKMREVMQQPQWDTHLPQPGWQRQLDAIRDGHCGLLPDAQLAPMARIQLAKDASMARTAQQQVQTGKTVILIAGRGHVLRSIGVPSWLPPGTRSVVVIGQAGDAEQAPQADRDSVHYTPAIAAKDHCAELRAKWKK; encoded by the coding sequence ATGTGGAAAACCAAGACACTCCCGCCCGCCCTCCTGGCCGCTGGCTCGCTCGTTTTCATGCTGGCTGGCTGCGCCAGCAGCGCTTCGCCCCCCGCCACTCCGCTGGGGGACTGGAAGCGCCAGCTGCTACTGCAACACCCGCCAGATGTGCTGTTGCTCGGCGAACAGCACGATGCCCCGGAACACCAGCAGTGGCAGCGCGATACCGTAGCGCAATGGGCCGCGCACGGACGTCTGACTGCCGTGGTGCTGGAGATGGCCGATGCAGGCAACAGCACGCAGGGCCTGCCCGCATCGGCAAGTGAAGCCGAAGTGCAGAAGGCCCTGGCCTGGAATGATGCTGGCTGGCCGTGGAAGAGCTATGGCCCCGCCGTGATGACGGCTCTGCAGGCCGGTGTGCCGGTGTTGGGCGGCAACCTGCCGCGCGCAAAGATGCGCGAGGTGATGCAACAGCCGCAATGGGACACCCACTTGCCGCAACCCGGCTGGCAGCGCCAGCTGGACGCCATCCGCGACGGCCACTGCGGCCTGCTGCCCGATGCGCAGTTGGCGCCAATGGCACGCATACAGCTCGCCAAGGATGCGAGCATGGCCCGCACGGCGCAGCAACAGGTGCAGACAGGCAAGACGGTGATACTGATTGCCGGACGCGGCCATGTGCTGCGCAGCATTGGCGTGCCCAGCTGGCTGCCGCCGGGTACGCGCTCGGTGGTGGTCATCGGGCAGGCAGGCGATGCAGAGCAAGCCCCGCAAGCCGACCGGGACTCGGTCCACTACACCCCCGCCATTGCCGCCAAGGACCATTGCGCCGAGCTGCGCGCCAAGTGGAAGAAATAG
- a CDS encoding TonB-dependent siderophore receptor: MASSFPIASRTRLAVHSAAAIVALSAGSVAMAQEPSAATPAEATLPTVRVNASTEAETATSSVIGYRARNAATATKTDTPLAETPQSVTVVTRDQILDQGATNLQDALTYAAGVRSDAYGIDSRTDSFLIRGSEPSLYLDGLQMYSSGWYTATARPDPYTLERVEVLRGPAGMLFGAGTAAGVVNMVSKRPQAEAAREVGVQFGSFGRKQIQADLTGPLSADGAWSYRLIALQRKSDTQVDYVPDDRSLLAPSLTWRPSAATSLTLQGLWQKDKTGSTAQFLPWQGTFLPNVNGQLPSSRFIGEPGDGYDTTRKTFGWQFEHRFNDQWSYRQNARTARTFNDSHYHYADSFALPGGWKEDPAGQRLLGRYNDKSLAWTRMNAIDNHVEGHFGTGAVQHTLLVGAEYSRQRQDKREGSAYSTIDAYNPVYGVGYVPVTELTDRPRTTQRNAGIYLQDQMKWNQWIFVAGLRHDRSTSGSEGSASETTTANSRRLGVMYALPSGWSPYLSYTESFTPQAGTDVAGSLFKPLRGEQVEAGVKYQPEGSVTSFTASVYSLKEKNRIVADATNPNYGRQVDATRNKGLELELKTTLAKSVDLIANYNYTNVDRKLTDMPRNQASVWGKYRFAIAGVTGFSAGAGVRYLSGFQDIEGADRGPRMPSVALLDLMVAYDSEHWRYALNINNATDKAYFSTCLARGDCWWGARRSVVASATYRF; encoded by the coding sequence ATGGCTTCCTCATTTCCGATTGCCAGCCGCACGCGTCTGGCCGTGCATTCTGCGGCCGCGATAGTCGCGCTGTCTGCGGGTTCGGTCGCGATGGCGCAGGAGCCGTCTGCAGCAACACCTGCCGAGGCAACCCTGCCGACAGTGCGGGTCAACGCATCCACAGAGGCCGAGACGGCGACTTCGTCCGTGATCGGCTATCGGGCCCGAAATGCTGCCACCGCTACCAAGACCGACACGCCATTGGCCGAAACGCCGCAGTCCGTCACGGTGGTGACGCGCGACCAGATACTCGACCAGGGAGCCACCAACCTGCAGGATGCGCTGACCTACGCCGCGGGCGTGCGCTCCGACGCCTATGGGATCGACTCGCGCACCGACAGTTTTCTGATCCGGGGCAGCGAGCCGTCGCTGTACCTGGATGGGCTGCAGATGTATTCCTCTGGCTGGTACACGGCCACCGCACGGCCTGATCCGTATACGCTGGAGCGGGTGGAGGTGCTGCGCGGGCCGGCGGGCATGCTGTTCGGTGCCGGTACGGCGGCCGGCGTGGTCAACATGGTCAGCAAGCGCCCGCAGGCAGAGGCTGCGCGCGAAGTGGGCGTGCAATTTGGCTCGTTCGGCCGCAAGCAGATTCAGGCTGATCTGACCGGCCCGCTCAGTGCCGATGGTGCCTGGTCGTACCGCCTGATTGCGCTGCAGCGCAAGTCTGACACCCAGGTGGACTATGTGCCCGATGATCGCTCGCTGCTGGCGCCTTCGCTCACCTGGCGGCCAAGCGCTGCCACCTCGCTTACGCTGCAAGGCCTGTGGCAGAAGGACAAGACCGGCAGTACCGCGCAGTTCCTGCCCTGGCAGGGTACCTTTCTGCCCAACGTCAATGGACAGTTGCCCAGCAGCCGTTTCATCGGAGAGCCGGGCGATGGCTATGACACCACGCGCAAGACCTTCGGCTGGCAGTTCGAGCACCGCTTCAATGACCAGTGGAGCTATCGCCAGAATGCGCGCACTGCGCGCACCTTCAACGATTCGCACTACCACTACGCCGATTCCTTCGCGCTGCCCGGCGGCTGGAAGGAGGACCCGGCGGGCCAGCGCCTGCTGGGGCGCTACAACGACAAATCGTTGGCATGGACCCGCATGAACGCCATCGACAACCATGTCGAAGGCCATTTCGGCACGGGGGCAGTGCAGCACACCCTGCTGGTGGGGGCTGAATACTCGCGCCAGCGCCAGGACAAGCGCGAAGGCTCCGCCTACAGCACCATCGATGCCTACAATCCGGTCTATGGCGTTGGCTATGTGCCGGTGACTGAGTTGACCGACCGGCCGCGCACCACGCAGCGCAATGCGGGCATCTACCTGCAGGACCAGATGAAGTGGAACCAGTGGATCTTCGTGGCCGGGCTGCGCCATGACCGCAGCACCAGCGGCTCAGAAGGCAGCGCATCGGAGACCACCACTGCCAACAGTCGACGCCTGGGTGTGATGTACGCGCTGCCCTCGGGCTGGTCGCCGTACCTGAGCTATACCGAATCATTCACGCCGCAGGCGGGCACCGATGTGGCGGGCAGCCTGTTCAAGCCGCTGCGCGGCGAGCAGGTGGAGGCTGGCGTCAAGTACCAGCCCGAAGGCTCGGTTACCAGCTTCACCGCGTCGGTCTATTCGCTCAAGGAAAAGAACCGCATTGTTGCCGACGCCACCAACCCCAACTATGGCCGGCAGGTTGACGCAACCAGAAACAAGGGGCTGGAGCTGGAGCTCAAGACCACGCTGGCCAAGTCCGTCGACCTGATCGCCAACTACAACTACACCAATGTGGACCGCAAGCTCACCGACATGCCGCGCAACCAGGCATCGGTGTGGGGCAAGTACCGCTTTGCCATTGCCGGGGTGACGGGCTTCTCGGCAGGCGCGGGCGTGCGCTATCTGAGCGGCTTCCAGGACATCGAAGGCGCAGACCGTGGCCCTCGCATGCCCTCTGTGGCGCTGCTTGACCTGATGGTGGCCTACGATTCGGAACACTGGCGCTACGCGCTCAACATCAACAACGCAACGGACAAGGCTTATTTCAGCACCTGCCTGGCCCGTGGTGACTGCTGGTGGGGCGCGCGGCGCAGCGTGGTGGCCAGCGCCACCTACAGGTTCTGA
- a CDS encoding PepSY-associated TM helix domain-containing protein — translation MQSRTIKTWAWLHKWSSLVCTVFMLLLCLTGLPLIFHHEIGHLLGTEVETPKMAPGTPHASLDKVLEVARAQHPDRVVQFASKDADDDNLWFITLTPTPEPTEDFRSVAIDARTAQVLAQPRFDEGFMYVMFKLHVDLFAGLPGKLFLGFMGLLLLVAIVSGVVLYAPFMRKLDFGTVRRDRRTRLKWLDLHNLLGIVTLVWLFVVGATGMINTWADLVIKYWQYDQLSALMVPYQGQPTVPVAERGSVQRSMEVAQAQAPQTKLSFIAFPGTAFSSPHHTTFFLKGNEPFTSKLLQPVLVDAKTTEMTAAPQLPWYLTALLVSQPLHFGDYGGMPMQILWALLDIATIIVLGSGLYLWLRKGNTVPERKAESATEADGATPALATLKKSLETSP, via the coding sequence ATGCAGAGCCGAACCATCAAGACCTGGGCATGGCTGCACAAGTGGAGCAGCCTTGTCTGCACCGTCTTCATGCTGCTGCTATGCCTGACCGGCCTGCCGCTGATCTTTCACCACGAGATCGGCCACCTGCTGGGCACCGAGGTGGAGACCCCCAAGATGGCGCCCGGCACGCCGCACGCCAGCCTGGACAAGGTGCTGGAAGTGGCGCGCGCCCAGCACCCCGACCGCGTGGTGCAGTTCGCCTCCAAGGATGCGGACGACGACAACCTCTGGTTCATCACCCTGACGCCTACGCCGGAGCCGACGGAGGACTTCCGCTCGGTGGCCATCGATGCGCGAACGGCTCAGGTGCTGGCACAGCCGCGCTTTGACGAAGGCTTCATGTACGTGATGTTCAAGCTGCATGTCGACCTGTTCGCAGGCCTGCCTGGCAAGCTGTTTCTGGGCTTCATGGGCCTGCTGCTTCTGGTGGCCATCGTCAGCGGCGTGGTGCTGTACGCTCCCTTCATGCGCAAGCTCGATTTCGGCACGGTGCGGCGCGACAGGCGCACACGCCTCAAGTGGCTCGATCTGCACAACCTGCTGGGCATCGTCACGCTGGTGTGGCTCTTTGTGGTGGGCGCCACGGGCATGATCAACACCTGGGCGGATCTGGTCATCAAGTACTGGCAGTATGACCAGCTCAGCGCGCTCATGGTGCCCTACCAGGGCCAGCCTACCGTGCCGGTGGCCGAGCGCGGCTCGGTGCAGCGCTCGATGGAAGTGGCGCAGGCCCAGGCGCCGCAGACCAAGCTCTCCTTCATTGCCTTCCCCGGCACGGCCTTCTCCAGCCCGCACCACACCACCTTCTTTCTCAAGGGCAATGAACCCTTCACATCCAAGCTGCTGCAACCCGTGCTGGTGGATGCCAAGACGACCGAAATGACGGCGGCGCCCCAACTGCCCTGGTATCTGACAGCGCTGCTGGTGTCGCAGCCGCTGCATTTTGGCGACTACGGCGGCATGCCGATGCAGATCCTCTGGGCACTGCTCGACATCGCCACCATCATCGTGCTGGGCAGCGGTCTGTACCTGTGGCTCAGAAAGGGCAACACCGTCCCTGAACGCAAGGCCGAGAGTGCCACCGAGGCGGATGGGGCGACGCCTGCCCTGGCAACGCTGAAAAAATCGCTGGAGACTTCGCCATGA
- a CDS encoding DUF799 domain-containing protein, with translation MTACTTAPKIDRTAFQTAKPASILVLPPVNDAPDVNATPSVLSHATYPLAEAGYYVTPVTLVTETFRQNGMAIPSDIHDVPYTKLREIFGADAALYIKVNRYGTSYMVISSAAVVQVQAQLIDLKTGQELWKGQASASSEEGGNSGGGLAGMLITAVIKQVINSTTDASHGVAGVATSRLLAAGRPNGVLYGPRSPLYGKD, from the coding sequence CTGACAGCTTGTACTACAGCTCCCAAAATTGACCGCACAGCATTCCAGACGGCAAAGCCAGCCTCCATCCTCGTGCTTCCCCCTGTCAACGATGCGCCAGACGTCAATGCGACACCCAGTGTGCTTTCGCATGCCACGTACCCGTTGGCTGAAGCTGGCTACTATGTAACGCCGGTCACGCTGGTAACTGAAACATTCCGCCAGAACGGGATGGCCATACCCAGCGATATCCATGACGTGCCATATACCAAGCTGCGGGAGATATTTGGCGCAGATGCCGCGCTGTATATCAAAGTCAATCGCTATGGCACCAGCTATATGGTCATCAGCAGTGCAGCGGTGGTGCAAGTGCAGGCACAGTTGATCGACCTCAAAACTGGCCAGGAGCTATGGAAGGGCCAAGCCAGTGCATCCAGTGAGGAAGGCGGAAACAGTGGCGGAGGCTTGGCAGGGATGCTGATCACTGCAGTGATCAAGCAGGTAATCAACAGCACGACCGATGCATCCCATGGTGTAGCCGGGGTTGCGACCTCCAGATTGCTGGCAGCTGGACGCCCCAACGGCGTACTCTACGGCCCGCGTTCGCCGCTATACGGCAAAGATTGA
- a CDS encoding DUF4810 domain-containing protein, whose protein sequence is MQSMASFTRTTQLALLLAIFALTGCATQKTLYAWNDYSPQVYQYLKEGGGSADGQVLALEKGIEQASAQNAKLPPGYYAHLGLLYLNTGHSDQAIAAWNREKELFPESAQYIDYLMNNMKKNGS, encoded by the coding sequence ATGCAATCGATGGCCTCCTTCACCCGCACCACCCAGTTGGCCCTGCTTTTGGCCATTTTTGCCCTGACCGGATGCGCAACACAAAAAACGCTGTATGCCTGGAACGACTATTCGCCTCAGGTATACCAATATCTCAAAGAAGGCGGCGGATCCGCTGATGGACAAGTCCTCGCCTTGGAAAAAGGCATTGAACAGGCATCAGCGCAAAACGCAAAGTTGCCCCCTGGCTATTACGCACACCTGGGTCTGCTGTACCTCAATACAGGGCACAGCGATCAAGCCATTGCCGCGTGGAATCGGGAAAAGGAGCTTTTTCCAGAGTCTGCCCAGTACATCGACTACCTCATGAATAACATGAAGAAAAACGGAAGCTGA